The Kordia sp. SMS9 DNA window ATCGTTTTATGATTGAAACTTAAAATTAGGTCTGACAGAAAAGGAATTCCATCAATTTTCTTTGTTAAAAACTCAATATCCGTAATTTTTTGACCAATAAATTCTTTCCATGCATTTGACGTAGAGACATCAATTCCTTTTGAATGACTATCAGGTGTATAAAGTCCAGATCGTATTAAAAAATCAATTCCTTCTTGTTCTCTTGAATTAATAGCATCTCTGGCATCTTCATAATACAAATGATAGCAATATTCCGCTGTGGGATCATCTTCTAGCCAAACCCAGTTAATCCATTGTTCATTAGAAAGTCGAATGCATATAGCTGTATCAACTAAATGAAATCCGTTGTATTCATGCGGACGATCTTGGTAGTCGGCAATAACATATTGGACTTGTTCAATAGTTTGCCCAACGATCGCTTTCTTTTTCCGATCCACAGATAAAGCAGTTTCTTGATGAATTGAAATTGCATTTTCGAAATTTGATATTGCCATAATTTTTTTAAAACAGCATTAGTATTTAGTCATGAGAATTGGGTGTTGAGAAGTTTTAAAAAGAACAAATCAACACTTCTAGAAGCTAATGTAACGTGAGTTCGACTTAAAAAACCTTTATTTTACTTGTAATTTACTGAAAAATAAACACTTGTCAGTTCGAGCGCAGTCGAGAACAGCTAAGAATTGATATTTTCAAAGGAATCTCGACTGCGCTCGATTTGACATTAAGTGTAATGTATTAACAATAAAGTACATAGCATAATATTTATATCGAACTCACGTTAATGTAAATAATTAAAAGCCAGCAGCTAAAGGCTAGAAGTTAACAACTAATTCATCAAATCTTCAATTTCATCTGCTTCAATAGGAATATTGCGCATCAAATTAAACGGTTCGCCAGTTTCTTGAATGACAACATCGTCTTCCAAACGGATTCCGAAACCTTCATCTGGCAAGTAAATTCCTGGTTCTACCGTAAATACCATATTTGCTGTCATCGGTTCAGTTAAAATTCCATAATCGTGCGTGTCCAATCCGATATGGTGTGAAGTTCCATGCATGAAGTATTTTTTATACGCTGGCCAATCTGGATCTTCATTTTGTATATCCGCTTTGTCAAGCAATCCTAAACCTAGCAATTCCGACGTCATAATTTTTCCAACTTCTACGTGATATTGTGTCCAATCAGTTCCTGGAACGAGCATTTTTGTAGCTTCATTTTTTACACGATTTACGGCATTGTATACTGCTTTTTGACGCTCGGTAAAACGACCAGAAACAGGAACGGCACGCGTCATATCACTTGCGTAATTGGCGTATTCGGCTCCGACATCCATTAAAATAACGTCACCAGCCTTGCACTGCTGATTGTTCTCAATATAGTGCAATACATTTGCGTTATTTCCAGAAGCTATAATCGGCGTGTACGCGAATTTTTTTGAGCGATTTCGTAAAAAATCGTGGATGAATTCTGCTTCAATTTCATATTCCCAAACGCCAGGTTTTACAAAACCTAAAATTCTACGAAATCCTTTTTCCGTAATATCACACGCTTTTTGCATCAAGTCCAATTCAATAGGATCTTTTACAGAGCGCAAACGCTGTAAAATCGGATTGCTTTTTGCCACACTGTGCGCAGGATATTTGTCTTTCAGCCATTTCGTAAAACGATCTTCGCGGGTTTCTGTTTCTACATTGGCGCGGTAATGTTCGTTGGTGTTGATATATACAGTATCACATTGCGTCATGATTTCGAACATGATCTTTTCCAAATCTTGCAACCAATACACCGTTTTAATGCCTGAAGTTGCCAACGCCGCTTCTTTGGTGAGTTTTTCACCTTCCCAAATGGCAATATGTTCGTTGGTTTCTTTTAAGAATAAAATTTCACGGTGTTTCTCTTTTGGACAATCGGGAAACAATACCAAAATACTTTCCTCTTGATCGACACCGCTGAGGTAAAAAATATCTCTGTGTTGCTCAAAAGGCATGGTGCTATCGGCACTGATGGGATAAATATCATTTGAATTGAACACAGCCAAACTACTCGGTTTCATCTGTGCCATGAAGTTTTTACGATTCTTGATAAATAAGTTGCGATCTATTGGATGGTATTTCATGTTGGTCTTTTTAATGAATTCCCTCAAAAATAATCAAACAAAAAAGGAATTAAGTAGCCAAATGGCGGTTTTTTTAATGTAACAATGAATCAGTTTGAAAATGTGTCAATTTGAAGATTTGAAAATGTGCACACCTGTATTTTAATTCTTTTGCATTGTCCGTCAGGTCGAGTGAATTTGTGCAACAAATTTGTATCGAGATATGCTCTGATTTTCCGAGCTATTCTCGATACAATTTTTCTTCATGCTATTGCGAAAAATCACTCGAATTGACGGTTTGTGGTATACGTGTAAAAAATTGCAGTACTATTTACGCCCATAATTTTCTGTGAATGTTGAATAAATATACGCTAGTACTTAAATTTTTTTTAAATTCAGAATTATGAATTGGTTTTATCCATCAATAACAACACCAACTTGCTTGTTGTTTTCAAAATGCACATTGAAAAAGTAATTTGGTGTTGCTTTTTCTTGAAAAGTGAGTTCAAAACCTGTATCATTTACTGACATTCCTCTGGTGTGAAAGTGCTTTTCTAGCGAGATAAATTCCATCTCAGCATTATCAAATTGTTCTTTGAGGGCATTTTCAGCTTCGGTTTTTATGCTTGTTTCTTGCTGTAGCGCATCTAACAGTATTTGTTTTTGGTGTGAAACAATTCCGTTCGCATCACCTGCAATTAAAATTTCTATGGGAAACCCTAGAAACTCTTGATTGACTTGCCAACCAATGTCAGTTCCTCTTTTGCTAAAACTTTCAATTGCCCCAAAATCTGCGTCTGTAGTTTTTAATTTTTTACTTCCGAATAATTTCTCAAAAAATCCCATGAGTTTATGAATTAATATACAATTAACTTTCCTTTTTTAATTTTATCATTCGATCGGATATTGTATAAATACACGCCAGCACTTAAATCCCATTGTTGTGTCGGAATAGACTTGTTGGTTTGTGTAAAAATAGTGCCGATCAACTTTCCTTGAATGGTATACAATGAAAATTTGAGGTCTTCATTTTTGGTGCTTTTTACAAAAACGGCTTCATTGCTCTTTACAGGATTTGGAAAAAACGAAATCACATCCGTAGTTACTTCAGAAACACTCAATACGCTTCCCAAGTTGATATTATCTATATACAATGGCTGTCCGTAACCGTTAATATTTCTAAATTTTATTTGTACATTTTCATTGCCAATATAACTCGTTAAATCAATAGCTTCTTGGCGCCATTGTGCAGCCGTTGGAACAAAAAGTGCCGTGGTATCTGGAGCAGTTGCTAAAGTATCTCCAAATTTGCTATATACAGACGTCCATGTCATTCCGCAATCGCTAGAAACATACACTTCCAATCCATCTGAATATGCCGCAGAATATTCTGCGTACGCTACATCAAATACAAGTGTTGCGTCACTCATATTGGTATTTGCCATATTTAAAGGTGCAATGATATCGCAATAGGTTCCTTGTTGAGAAATCACATAATTATTGACAAACATCGAAT harbors:
- a CDS encoding aminopeptidase P family protein; the encoded protein is MKYHPIDRNLFIKNRKNFMAQMKPSSLAVFNSNDIYPISADSTMPFEQHRDIFYLSGVDQEESILVLFPDCPKEKHREILFLKETNEHIAIWEGEKLTKEAALATSGIKTVYWLQDLEKIMFEIMTQCDTVYINTNEHYRANVETETREDRFTKWLKDKYPAHSVAKSNPILQRLRSVKDPIELDLMQKACDITEKGFRRILGFVKPGVWEYEIEAEFIHDFLRNRSKKFAYTPIIASGNNANVLHYIENNQQCKAGDVILMDVGAEYANYASDMTRAVPVSGRFTERQKAVYNAVNRVKNEATKMLVPGTDWTQYHVEVGKIMTSELLGLGLLDKADIQNEDPDWPAYKKYFMHGTSHHIGLDTHDYGILTEPMTANMVFTVEPGIYLPDEGFGIRLEDDVVIQETGEPFNLMRNIPIEADEIEDLMN